Proteins encoded within one genomic window of Candidatus Binataceae bacterium:
- a CDS encoding glycosyltransferase family 39 protein, whose translation MLALAILLGGFLRLHDLGAHEIMLDEGDSWRVARLESSHVMVELEQHDQGKLPIYFLMLHGWIRLFGDGLATMRIPGALLGTVNIFLVFALMRTLLTLFAEGADPSLIETACVAAALFMATNTTMMAVDRTVRMYTFVVAMELLQTLFFVRSVKHGRTIDAGAATLFGALAIAGNYTAVMLLFSEGVWLLVVAAGRSRLPRLAQMWFWPPVLALVGSALIVAVPIFIATNRFDPRVVNAVISYAPQPVWWPIADAGFHLGNVVAVLACVSLIGIRGRFGVGIGFLSFCFFGPNLIVWTISETITPFEMFRYLLIAFVAAMCLAAIFLASTIPYAMVVAAAIALSCLFTPYRYWDLPVAWREAASAAERLNTGRGQVAVAPWFAESVVRYYYPEARRAEVVGTGGCGGAPFLILSGLQYDQRGLRAKLTACYPNILWRENYVELRGRE comes from the coding sequence ATGCTAGCGCTCGCGATCCTGCTCGGCGGCTTCCTGCGGCTGCATGACCTGGGCGCGCACGAGATAATGCTCGACGAAGGCGATTCGTGGCGCGTCGCAAGGCTCGAGAGTTCGCACGTGATGGTCGAACTGGAGCAGCACGACCAGGGCAAGCTGCCGATCTACTTCCTGATGCTCCACGGATGGATTCGGCTTTTCGGCGACGGCCTCGCGACGATGCGTATCCCGGGTGCGCTCCTTGGAACGGTCAACATCTTTCTGGTCTTCGCGCTCATGCGGACGCTGCTTACGCTGTTTGCTGAGGGAGCGGATCCTTCGCTGATCGAAACCGCGTGCGTCGCGGCGGCGCTTTTCATGGCGACCAACACCACGATGATGGCCGTCGATCGAACGGTGCGGATGTACACCTTCGTGGTTGCGATGGAACTGCTCCAGACGCTGTTCTTTGTGCGCAGTGTGAAACACGGCCGCACGATCGACGCCGGCGCCGCGACGCTCTTCGGCGCTTTGGCGATCGCGGGCAACTATACGGCGGTGATGCTGCTCTTCAGCGAGGGTGTTTGGCTTCTCGTGGTAGCGGCGGGGCGATCGCGTCTGCCGCGGCTCGCGCAGATGTGGTTCTGGCCGCCAGTCCTCGCCCTGGTTGGCAGCGCTCTCATCGTGGCGGTGCCGATCTTCATAGCGACAAACCGCTTCGATCCGCGGGTCGTCAACGCGGTGATTTCGTACGCTCCACAACCAGTGTGGTGGCCGATCGCGGACGCGGGTTTCCACCTCGGCAACGTGGTCGCTGTGCTCGCATGCGTATCACTGATCGGAATACGTGGACGATTCGGGGTCGGAATCGGGTTTCTGAGTTTCTGCTTCTTTGGTCCCAATCTCATCGTGTGGACCATCTCCGAGACGATCACTCCATTTGAGATGTTCCGCTACCTGCTGATCGCATTCGTCGCGGCGATGTGTCTGGCCGCGATTTTTCTTGCCTCGACGATTCCGTATGCGATGGTGGTGGCGGCAGCGATTGCCCTGTCATGCCTTTTTACGCCGTATCGCTACTGGGATTTGCCGGTGGCGTGGCGCGAGGCCGCATCAGCCGCCGAGCGGCTCAACACCGGGCGAGGACAGGTAGCAGTCGCGCCGTGGTTCGCGGAGAGCGTGGTGCGCTACTACTATCCCGAGGCGCGGCGCGCTGAAGTCGTCGGCACTGGAGGATGCGGCGGCGCGCCCTTTCTGATCCTGAGCGGCCTCCAATACGATCAACGCGGCCTGCGCGCGAAGCTCACGGCCTGCTATCCCAACATTTTGTGGCGAGAAAACTACGTCGAGCTGCGCGGCCGCGAGTGA
- a CDS encoding cytochrome P450, translating into MSEQVAAETQSFYFNPWDESFRANPYPHYTPLLSGPPRILDMGFKFVLAARYADVLATLRDHATFSSVQPKEMGFDEQNALFLDAPTMLGSDPPTQTRLRRLVARDFTPRRIRELEPRIREIAARLVDDAANRGEFDVMHDLANPLPVMVISELLGVAPEQYKQFKRWSDKVVEGDNAAPGMPMPQEIKDAASQLREYFAREIERRRSNPGADLVSALVAHHDADSESLSADELLNFVVLLLLAGNETTTNLIGNGSLALGRHPGAIEALRAKPELMRTAIEEMLRYDGPVQSTFRTALRDCEIAGTSVPAKTGIFVIVAAANRDPAQFSDPERFDITRTPNEHVAFGEGIHFCIGAPLARLEATIAFETMLARFPNLKLKNPDAPLTYKGSYFLRGLSSLPMAI; encoded by the coding sequence ATGAGTGAGCAAGTTGCGGCCGAAACGCAGAGCTTCTATTTCAATCCGTGGGACGAGAGTTTCCGCGCCAATCCATATCCGCATTACACGCCTCTGCTCAGCGGTCCGCCGCGGATCCTCGACATGGGATTCAAGTTCGTGCTCGCCGCGCGCTATGCCGACGTGCTCGCAACCTTGCGCGATCACGCAACGTTCTCGAGTGTGCAGCCGAAGGAAATGGGCTTCGACGAGCAGAACGCGCTCTTCCTCGATGCGCCTACGATGCTCGGCTCCGACCCGCCGACTCAAACACGGCTGCGTCGCCTCGTCGCGCGCGATTTCACACCGCGCCGAATTCGCGAGCTCGAGCCGCGGATCCGCGAAATTGCGGCACGCCTCGTCGACGACGCGGCGAATCGCGGTGAGTTCGACGTGATGCACGATCTCGCCAATCCACTGCCCGTGATGGTTATTTCCGAGCTGCTCGGCGTTGCGCCAGAGCAGTACAAGCAATTCAAGCGCTGGTCCGACAAGGTCGTCGAGGGCGACAACGCCGCGCCTGGGATGCCGATGCCACAGGAAATCAAGGATGCGGCTTCTCAACTGCGTGAATACTTCGCGCGCGAGATCGAGCGCCGCCGGAGCAATCCCGGTGCTGATCTCGTGAGCGCGCTCGTCGCCCATCACGACGCCGACTCAGAATCGCTCAGCGCTGACGAGCTGTTGAACTTCGTTGTCCTGCTGCTGCTCGCTGGCAACGAAACGACTACAAATCTGATCGGCAACGGATCGCTCGCGCTCGGGCGTCATCCTGGGGCGATCGAGGCGCTGCGCGCGAAGCCCGAGCTGATGCGCACCGCGATCGAGGAGATGCTGCGATACGACGGACCCGTGCAATCGACATTTCGCACGGCGTTGCGCGATTGCGAGATCGCCGGAACCTCGGTGCCCGCGAAGACGGGAATCTTCGTAATCGTCGCTGCCGCCAATCGCGATCCCGCGCAGTTCTCCGATCCCGAGCGCTTCGACATCACGCGCACGCCCAACGAGCATGTCGCGTTTGGCGAGGGGATTCACTTCTGCATCGGCGCGCCGCTGGCGCGGCTCGAAGCGACGATCGCATTCGAAACGATGCTCGCGCGCTTTCCGAATCTGAAACTGAAAAATCCCGATGCGCCGCTCACCTACAAAGGATCGTATTTCCTTCGCGGGCTGAGCAGCCTGCCGATGGCGATCTAG
- a CDS encoding DUF192 domain-containing protein, whose amino-acid sequence MRKFAGIVTSLLLFFVLAACTDGPCVTIVTPEGKTLASVSVEVADTNDKRELGLMYRTHLDENAGMIFVFPHPDELVFWMKNTKIPLDMIFAESGGHVLGTVANAVPYSQQNVGVRGLSQYVLEVNGGFAAKHAIVPGDRMEFTGFEPHTLR is encoded by the coding sequence ATGCGAAAGTTCGCCGGAATCGTTACCTCGCTCCTGCTGTTCTTTGTCCTCGCCGCCTGCACCGATGGTCCCTGCGTCACGATCGTCACGCCCGAGGGCAAGACGCTCGCTTCGGTGAGCGTCGAAGTCGCTGATACCAACGACAAGCGCGAGCTCGGGCTCATGTATCGTACCCATCTCGACGAGAACGCCGGAATGATCTTCGTCTTTCCGCATCCGGACGAACTGGTGTTCTGGATGAAGAACACGAAAATTCCGCTCGACATGATTTTCGCCGAAAGTGGCGGTCACGTGCTGGGCACAGTCGCCAACGCGGTGCCGTATTCGCAGCAGAACGTGGGAGTGCGCGGACTGTCGCAGTATGTGCTCGAAGTGAACGGCGGCTTCGCCGCCAAGCATGCGATCGTCCCCGGCGATCGCATGGAGTTCACCGGCTTCGAGCCGCACACGCTGCGGTGA
- a CDS encoding cytochrome P450 — protein MNQAAEPIRFNPWDPDFRSNPYPYYKPLLAGPPQLLDLFGPVALIARFADVSAMLKDYQRFSSVESRPKDFVDQGPFRGAKTMLFADPPVQTRLRRLVARDFTPRRIRDMEPRIREIAKDLLDAAARKGELDAVKDLANALPVMVIAEMLGVPSDLYPQFKHWSDTVVHGGNTLPGMPLPDDIIKSADELRAYMFEAIERRRTNPGPDLISALVAAHADGETMTAEELLAFVVLLLLAGNETTTNLIGNGMLALGQNPDQLKLLRGNMELVPRAIEEMLRFDPPVQSTVRRALVEAEIGGTVIAPQTRCFAILAAANHDPAQFPDPDRFDITREPRDHVAFGAGIHFCIGAPLARLEAGIAIGSAVERFPNLRLKDPNAPLNYKGSYFLRGLASLPLAID, from the coding sequence ATGAATCAGGCTGCCGAACCGATCCGCTTCAATCCGTGGGATCCCGACTTCCGCTCGAATCCCTATCCGTACTATAAGCCGCTCCTCGCCGGCCCGCCGCAACTCCTCGATCTGTTCGGGCCGGTGGCGCTGATCGCGCGCTTCGCTGACGTGAGCGCGATGCTGAAAGACTATCAGCGATTTTCCAGCGTTGAATCGCGCCCGAAGGACTTCGTCGATCAGGGTCCATTCCGGGGGGCGAAGACCATGCTGTTCGCCGATCCCCCGGTTCAGACGCGCTTGCGCCGTCTGGTCGCGCGCGATTTCACGCCGCGCCGAATCCGCGACATGGAACCGCGCATCCGCGAGATCGCCAAGGACCTGCTTGACGCCGCCGCGCGCAAGGGCGAGCTCGACGCGGTCAAGGATCTCGCCAACGCGCTGCCTGTGATGGTAATCGCGGAGATGCTCGGTGTGCCGAGCGACCTCTATCCGCAATTCAAGCACTGGTCCGATACCGTCGTGCATGGCGGCAATACTCTCCCGGGGATGCCGCTGCCTGACGACATCATCAAGTCGGCGGACGAGCTTCGCGCGTATATGTTTGAGGCGATCGAGCGTCGCCGCACGAATCCCGGGCCTGATCTGATAAGCGCCCTCGTCGCCGCCCACGCCGACGGCGAAACGATGACGGCCGAGGAGCTGCTCGCGTTCGTGGTGCTGCTGCTGCTCGCGGGTAACGAGACGACGACCAATCTGATCGGCAACGGGATGCTCGCGCTCGGGCAAAATCCCGATCAGCTGAAGCTCTTGCGCGGCAACATGGAGCTTGTGCCGCGCGCGATCGAGGAGATGCTGCGTTTCGATCCGCCCGTGCAATCGACGGTGCGGCGCGCGCTCGTCGAGGCGGAGATCGGCGGCACGGTGATTGCGCCCCAGACGCGATGCTTTGCGATTCTCGCCGCTGCGAATCATGACCCGGCGCAATTTCCGGATCCCGATCGTTTCGATATCACGCGCGAACCGCGCGACCATGTCGCGTTCGGCGCTGGAATTCACTTTTGTATCGGCGCGCCGCTCGCGAGACTCGAGGCTGGCATCGCGATCGGCTCGGCGGTCGAGCGCTTTCCGAATCTCAGACTAAAAGATCCGAACGCGCCGCTTAATTATAAAGGCTCGTACTTTCTCAGAGGCCTTGCTTCATTGCCGCTGGCGATCGACTGA
- a CDS encoding enoyl-CoA hydratase, which translates to MSDNSQEPLLVRHEAPLGWLILNRPRVRNALNLRTWQLIAEGMAELSADDAVRVIIMRGATPEAFIAGADISEFPAMRSDAEQARKYRDAPAAAISSLIESRKPVIAMISGVCIGGGVQVALSCDIRIAARGTRMGVPAARLGLAYPLDGVNALTQTVGPANARDILLSARLFDADEALHMGLVNRVVDPDDLEANVRDYATKMATNAPLTMAAAKVAIRESLRDREERDAKTVGTMVARCFDSEDYKEGVRAFLEKRRPVFSGK; encoded by the coding sequence GTGAGTGACAATTCTCAAGAACCATTGCTCGTGCGTCACGAGGCTCCGCTCGGATGGCTGATTCTTAACCGCCCGCGGGTCCGCAACGCGCTCAATCTTAGAACCTGGCAGCTAATCGCGGAAGGCATGGCGGAGCTTTCGGCCGACGATGCCGTCCGCGTGATTATCATGCGCGGCGCGACGCCCGAGGCGTTTATCGCCGGCGCTGATATCTCGGAGTTCCCGGCCATGCGCTCCGACGCCGAGCAGGCGCGCAAGTATCGCGACGCGCCGGCAGCCGCCATCTCCTCGCTGATCGAATCGCGCAAACCCGTGATCGCGATGATCTCCGGCGTGTGTATCGGGGGTGGCGTGCAGGTCGCGCTGTCGTGCGATATCCGGATCGCGGCTCGCGGAACCAGGATGGGAGTGCCGGCGGCGCGCCTCGGGCTTGCCTATCCGCTCGATGGCGTGAACGCGCTGACGCAGACCGTGGGTCCCGCCAATGCGCGCGACATCCTGCTCTCGGCGCGGCTCTTCGATGCGGACGAGGCGCTGCACATGGGCCTCGTCAATCGCGTCGTCGATCCTGACGATCTCGAGGCTAACGTTCGCGACTACGCGACCAAGATGGCGACCAACGCCCCGCTGACGATGGCGGCGGCGAAGGTCGCGATTCGGGAGAGCCTGCGCGATCGTGAAGAACGCGACGCCAAGACCGTCGGCACGATGGTCGCGCGCTGCTTCGACAGCGAAGACTACAAGGAAGGCGTGCGCGCGTTCCTAGAAAAGCGCCGCCCGGTCTTCAGCGGGAAGTAA
- a CDS encoding cytochrome P450, whose translation MSEQAPIYFNPWDPAFRDNPYPHYGALHAGPPHIMEFGAMKIALVARYADVIRVMHDHATFSNMGPPPPKEAYQGRLAGSRNLLGVDPPDHTRLRKLISRDFTPRRIRELEPRIREIAAGILDEAQRKHEFDIVKDMANVLPVTVIAEMLGVPSDLHATFKHWSDKLIDAGNNLPGTPTPPDVVRTIDELTDYFQAEIENRRQHPGPDLVSALVRAHHEADALSAVDLLNFVSLLLIAGNETTTNLIGNGTLALMRNPDQFALLRKNPEMLPRAIEEMLRYDGPVQSTVRFPKSNADVGGREIPAGAIAFIILAAANRDPAKFPNPENFDITREPNDHVAFGEGIHFCIGAPLARLEATIAFSATFDRFKHLNLKDPGFKPTYKGSYILRGLESMPMAFE comes from the coding sequence ATGAGCGAGCAGGCGCCGATCTATTTCAATCCGTGGGATCCCGCGTTTCGCGACAATCCCTACCCGCACTACGGCGCGCTGCACGCCGGTCCGCCGCATATCATGGAATTCGGCGCGATGAAGATCGCGCTGGTCGCACGCTACGCCGACGTGATTCGCGTGATGCATGATCATGCGACGTTCTCGAACATGGGTCCGCCGCCGCCGAAGGAGGCATACCAGGGCCGTCTCGCCGGATCGCGCAATTTGCTTGGCGTCGATCCCCCTGATCACACGCGCCTGCGCAAACTCATCTCGCGCGATTTCACTCCGCGGCGTATCCGCGAGTTGGAGCCGCGTATTCGCGAAATCGCGGCGGGAATTCTCGACGAAGCTCAGCGCAAACACGAGTTCGACATCGTTAAGGATATGGCAAATGTCCTGCCCGTGACTGTGATCGCGGAGATGCTCGGCGTGCCGTCGGATTTGCACGCGACGTTCAAGCATTGGTCGGACAAGCTGATCGACGCCGGCAACAATCTGCCCGGTACGCCGACGCCGCCCGACGTGGTGCGCACGATCGACGAGCTCACCGATTACTTCCAGGCCGAGATTGAAAACCGCCGCCAACATCCCGGGCCTGACCTCGTGAGCGCGTTGGTGCGGGCTCATCACGAGGCCGACGCACTTTCCGCCGTCGACCTTCTGAACTTCGTGTCGCTGCTATTGATCGCCGGCAACGAGACCACGACGAATCTTATCGGCAACGGCACACTTGCGCTGATGCGAAATCCCGATCAGTTCGCGCTTCTGCGCAAGAACCCGGAAATGCTGCCGCGCGCGATCGAAGAGATGCTGCGTTACGACGGACCGGTGCAATCGACGGTGCGATTTCCGAAATCGAACGCGGATGTTGGCGGGCGCGAGATTCCAGCTGGTGCGATCGCTTTCATTATACTGGCCGCGGCGAATCGCGATCCGGCAAAGTTTCCGAATCCCGAAAACTTCGACATCACGCGCGAGCCCAACGATCACGTCGCATTCGGCGAGGGCATCCATTTTTGTATCGGCGCCCCGCTGGCGCGGCTCGAGGCGACGATCGCATTCAGCGCCACGTTCGACCGCTTCAAGCATCTGAATCTCAAGGATCCCGGCTTCAAACCCACGTACAAAGGCTCCTACATTCTGCGTGGACTCGAATCGATGCCGATGGCATTCGAGTAA
- a CDS encoding quinone-dependent dihydroorotate dehydrogenase, with protein sequence MMIDLLYRNFGKPLLFMLDPEAAHHMTLAMLSATPALSPAPDPPELKTKLWDIDFSNPIGLAAGMDKDASAVRAWHAMGLGFAELGTITPRPQPGNPRPRMFRLPANRALINRLGFPSVGMDAVAFRVARIRRSGIPMKLALNFGPNKDTPPEGVAADYAALMKCLGGFADFIVINVSSPNTPGLRNWQSPERMREIFSAITEAGTARPPILIKLAPDLERDDLLRICGSAIELGFDGLVATNTTLKREAVGVVSSYEGGLSGRPLLELSRGLIREIFRHTGGRIPIVGVGGIASAEDAYGHIRAGASMVELYTGLIYEGPTLPRDIKAGLVRLLRRDGFGSIGDAVGVDARN encoded by the coding sequence ATGATGATCGACCTCCTCTATCGCAACTTCGGCAAGCCCCTGCTCTTCATGCTCGATCCCGAGGCTGCCCACCACATGACGCTGGCGATGCTCTCGGCGACGCCCGCTCTTTCGCCCGCGCCTGATCCGCCCGAGCTCAAAACAAAGCTGTGGGACATCGATTTTTCAAATCCGATCGGACTGGCGGCCGGGATGGACAAGGACGCGAGCGCGGTGCGCGCGTGGCATGCGATGGGACTCGGGTTTGCCGAGCTCGGCACGATCACGCCCCGGCCGCAGCCTGGGAATCCGCGGCCACGGATGTTCCGGCTGCCGGCGAATCGCGCGCTTATCAATCGCCTCGGCTTTCCCAGCGTCGGCATGGATGCGGTCGCATTTCGCGTCGCGCGGATTCGGCGCAGCGGGATTCCGATGAAGCTCGCACTCAACTTCGGTCCCAATAAGGACACGCCGCCCGAGGGCGTCGCGGCCGACTATGCGGCGCTGATGAAGTGTCTTGGCGGCTTCGCCGATTTCATCGTGATCAACGTCAGCTCGCCGAACACGCCCGGCCTGCGCAACTGGCAATCGCCGGAGCGGATGCGCGAGATCTTTTCTGCGATCACTGAGGCTGGAACGGCGCGCCCGCCGATCCTGATCAAGCTCGCGCCTGATCTCGAGCGCGACGATTTGCTCAGGATCTGCGGCTCGGCAATCGAGCTCGGATTCGATGGGCTCGTTGCGACCAACACGACGCTGAAGCGTGAGGCGGTCGGCGTCGTATCATCGTATGAAGGCGGACTCAGCGGGCGGCCGCTCCTGGAGCTGTCGCGCGGGCTTATCCGCGAAATCTTCCGGCATACCGGCGGGCGTATTCCGATCGTCGGCGTCGGCGGTATCGCGAGCGCCGAGGATGCGTATGGGCATATCCGCGCGGGGGCCTCGATGGTCGAGCTGTACACCGGTCTCATCTATGAAGGCCCGACACTGCCGCGCGATATCAAGGCGGGGCTCGTGCGCTTGCTGAGACGCGACGGCTTCGGCTCTATTGGCGATGCGGTCGGAGTCGACGCACGCAACTGA
- a CDS encoding GNAT family N-acetyltransferase, whose product MVIVERASKSDFEHICALDETVYGSSARRRSIARAFAEGRVAVARVDGVVGGFVLTDQNFFDQGFVRLLVVHPNFRRRGIASALMRAAELDCQTDKLFTSTNQSNLAMQALCERLGFKRSGIVENLDEADPELIYMKRMVEPGPRPSDADDE is encoded by the coding sequence ATGGTTATAGTCGAGCGCGCTTCGAAATCGGATTTTGAGCATATTTGCGCGCTGGACGAAACGGTTTACGGCAGCAGCGCGCGGCGCAGATCGATCGCACGGGCCTTCGCCGAGGGCCGCGTCGCGGTGGCGCGTGTCGATGGAGTCGTGGGCGGCTTCGTTCTGACCGACCAGAATTTTTTCGATCAGGGCTTCGTGCGGCTACTGGTCGTACATCCGAATTTTCGCCGCCGCGGAATCGCCAGCGCCCTGATGCGCGCGGCCGAGCTCGATTGCCAGACTGACAAGTTGTTTACCTCGACCAACCAGTCGAACCTCGCGATGCAGGCGCTATGCGAACGGCTCGGCTTCAAGCGCAGCGGCATCGTCGAGAACCTGGATGAAGCCGATCCGGAGCTGATCTACATGAAGCGGATGGTCGAGCCTGGTCCTCGGCCATCCGACGCCGACGACGAGTGA
- a CDS encoding TetR/AcrR family transcriptional regulator — MSSLQEERSAETRRRLLDATVACLYERGYAGTTTTEIAQRAGVSRGAQLHHFPKKDELVVSALEHVFTLRLAELGNAVAEPPPGDREARLEQLVEKMWPIFKGPTFYAWLELVVASRTDPALQEAVRNASERFTEGFVRGFAAVLAWPESREFELMELLGTIFAFLESMALERVLSPDQEADPPIFVQSLQTLKRLAIHLLRSMDSLASTHNSGD, encoded by the coding sequence ATGTCATCGCTTCAAGAAGAACGAAGTGCGGAAACCAGGCGCCGGCTGCTCGATGCGACCGTCGCCTGCCTCTATGAGCGCGGCTATGCCGGCACCACCACGACCGAAATCGCGCAGCGCGCGGGAGTCTCGCGCGGCGCCCAGCTTCATCATTTTCCGAAGAAGGACGAACTCGTCGTAAGCGCCCTCGAGCATGTTTTCACTCTCAGGCTTGCCGAGCTCGGCAATGCCGTGGCCGAACCGCCCCCCGGCGATCGCGAGGCGCGCCTTGAGCAGCTCGTCGAAAAGATGTGGCCGATTTTCAAGGGCCCGACTTTTTACGCATGGCTCGAGCTGGTCGTCGCGAGCCGCACCGATCCCGCTTTGCAAGAGGCGGTGCGGAACGCGAGTGAGCGCTTTACTGAGGGGTTTGTCCGCGGTTTCGCGGCAGTGCTCGCTTGGCCCGAGAGCCGCGAGTTCGAGCTGATGGAATTGCTCGGGACGATCTTTGCTTTTCTCGAATCGATGGCACTGGAGCGGGTCTTGAGTCCCGACCAGGAGGCCGATCCGCCGATATTCGTGCAATCGCTGCAAACTCTAAAAAGGCTCGCCATCCATCTGCTGCGAAGCATGGATTCGCTGGCGTCAACTCATAACTCGGGAGATTAA
- a CDS encoding MFS transporter, with translation MATPESELSAAGELNGEAERKSLHLGLFGRTPPFTPRQWRVFLIAITAGFFDQYDVALLSLALKQIQKSLKIAEEHLGAMLSMIRLGYLLSMAITPLADIFGRRRLLLYTIVGYTIFTGLTAIAPGERSFVIFQVLSRAFAGAETTIALVILIEEIDAQYRGWSVGLLTAISSVGYGIAALVFSMINIVPYGWRGLYALALIPLILIIPLRRVLPESRRFEVESSADRPTNVWQPLAALVRAYPGRLAMLLTISFLSQMGGNAAGEFFPKFLQEVHGYSPANVTTLFFIGGGLGILGNIVAGRLSDRFGRRHVGAVFMLLAPLLTIWIYSAKGFTIAPAWTIELFFDMASGTIMRSFTAELFPTSYRSTAGSAHMVAGTTGGALGFAFESVLYRMTGSHWTAIKYLTVFWMLAPVLIMLLPETAGRELEEISPEVA, from the coding sequence ATGGCAACGCCTGAATCAGAACTGTCGGCCGCGGGCGAGCTCAACGGCGAGGCGGAGCGCAAGAGCCTGCACCTCGGGCTCTTCGGCCGGACGCCGCCGTTCACACCGCGCCAGTGGCGAGTCTTTCTGATCGCCATAACCGCAGGCTTCTTCGACCAATATGACGTTGCGCTCTTGAGCCTCGCGCTCAAGCAAATCCAGAAGAGTCTCAAAATCGCCGAAGAGCATCTGGGCGCGATGCTTTCGATGATCCGCCTCGGCTACCTGTTGTCGATGGCGATCACGCCGCTCGCCGACATCTTCGGGCGCCGCCGCCTGCTGCTCTACACGATCGTCGGCTACACGATATTTACCGGACTCACCGCGATCGCACCGGGCGAACGCAGCTTCGTGATCTTCCAGGTACTTTCGCGGGCCTTCGCCGGCGCCGAGACGACGATCGCCCTGGTGATCCTGATCGAGGAGATCGATGCGCAGTACCGCGGCTGGTCGGTGGGATTGCTGACCGCAATTTCCTCGGTCGGCTACGGTATCGCGGCGCTGGTGTTCTCGATGATTAACATCGTGCCCTACGGATGGCGCGGCCTTTACGCACTGGCCCTGATTCCGCTCATCCTGATCATCCCGCTGCGGCGCGTGCTTCCGGAGAGCCGGCGCTTCGAAGTCGAATCGAGCGCAGATCGGCCGACGAACGTATGGCAACCGCTTGCGGCGCTGGTGCGCGCATATCCGGGGCGGCTTGCGATGTTGCTGACGATTTCCTTTCTGAGCCAGATGGGCGGAAATGCCGCCGGTGAGTTTTTTCCCAAGTTCCTGCAGGAAGTGCATGGCTACTCGCCCGCCAATGTAACCACGCTCTTTTTTATTGGCGGTGGACTGGGGATTTTGGGAAATATCGTCGCCGGCCGGCTGAGCGATCGTTTCGGACGCCGCCACGTGGGAGCGGTTTTCATGTTGCTGGCGCCGCTCCTCACGATTTGGATTTACTCGGCGAAGGGCTTCACGATCGCGCCCGCCTGGACGATTGAGCTTTTCTTCGACATGGCATCTGGCACGATCATGCGCAGCTTCACGGCGGAATTGTTTCCGACCTCGTATCGCTCGACCGCCGGCTCGGCGCACATGGTCGCCGGCACGACCGGCGGGGCACTGGGATTTGCCTTTGAAAGCGTCCTTTATCGTATGACCGGTTCGCACTGGACGGCGATCAAGTACCTGACTGTTTTCTGGATGCTCGCGCCGGTTTTGATCATGCTGTTGCCCGAAACCGCGGGCCGCGAGCTCGAGGAAATTTCTCCCGAAGTGGCGTAA